A single window of Leishmania panamensis strain MHOM/PA/94/PSC-1 chromosome 35 sequence DNA harbors:
- a CDS encoding paraflagellar rod component, putative (TriTrypDB/GeneDB-style sysID: LpmP.35.6020), whose protein sequence is MESVQHSIAPLSSFSWVPAEEASRPGSANVVLHDLAQLDLRFDLIIEEFAIPFHHPLHRIYAIHPLLRDALSPRQLQLLQYGVVAHSEERLVIVAAPPSCGDSGACIAASYEQVFARSMDSTSGVANHPLLPEYTFVVYRLPAEAANGQAHRNDRPEALFRLVFRNIVSQQEMSGLNKAGAPRYRLVAVLTSSVAYYGELQRSIQYCKEWRNNTAAARVCNPPLSGVSSAESASSHTMVPEAVAREVRTASPLSTLCSTLARVLERFSPEETGVEFKGIPSRDVVSCDAAEVATGSVARGPCVVEARDPWAYHYTQEGSRLRRRIDVVQGTSAVLRAWREGEMDATDFLVTRVAESKTCSSNVLFHKSTHPLLSLASQTAPCARLLLLSSRREVSTLFVNNEVTSFLPKGEAYDEAGGKSWGVVYACPGAERLRRWVLQGLVCAEAHQVHAVFLELDPVDLLSPCVELLYEGSDTESVDDVKDEMSVDEARAIFQLRYRRALFLVCQVVMETTERFVRSSGLVWKVTVAVKELGNNKSTLGFKNPKCATAPTCAAETIFTSIPFTSWCREILEVIRNAAAALESTAGLMTLSFPDDSEEAVGNEAAAAEAVSTSSMQTNALVVQPDSSKQAVMCPKESVQGALVLFSRDAAGPAAPMPPCIAARAKVAGVKVSDDTMYPLFKALCAAARQHNALPVSALMDLLLEEWNGGAVKWRHYSPSRLICPLDSCGVPINRSRVQRFLLPFLQVMRGSTGMDGQCTIQQKSPVAADTMNYAQFSMVMLAIAKM, encoded by the coding sequence ATGGAATCGGTGCAGCACTCCATCGCGCCTCTAAGCTCCTTCTCGTGGGTCCCGGCAGAGGAGGCATCCAGGCCGGGCTCAGCAAACGTTGTGCTTCACGACCTTGCGCAGCTGGATCTGCGCTTTGACCTCATTATCGAGGAATTCGCCATTCCTTTCCATCACCCACTTCACCGCATTTACGCCATTCACCCCCTGCTTCGCGATGCCCTGTCGCCACGGCaactgcagctccttcagtATGGTGTGGTGGCTCACTCAGAGGAGCGACTAGTGATCGTGGCGGCACCGCCCAGCTGCGGCGACTCGGGGGCCTGCATCGCCGCGTCGTACGAGCAGGTTTTCGCACGTTCCATGGACTCGACGAGCGGCGTGGCGAATCACCCGCTTCTGCCAGAGTATACCTTCGTCGTTTACCGGCTTCCCGCTGAGGCGGCCAACGGCCAGGCCCACCGCAATGACCGTCCTGAGGCGCTTTTCCGTCTCGTCTTTCGCAACATTGTCTCTCAACAGGAGATGAGCGGCCTCAACAAGGCTGGGGCGCCGCGCTACAGGCTGGTAGCGGTGCTCACCTCGTCGGTCGCGTACTACGGGGAGCTCCAGCGTAGCATTCAGTACTGTAAGGAGTGGCGCAACAATACGGCGGCCGCTCGCGTGTGCAACCCGCCGCTCTCCGGCGTCTCGTCTGCTGAATCGGCGTCTAGCCACACCATGGTGCcagaggcagtggcgcgtgAAGTACGCACGGCCTCGCCACTGTCGACGCTGTGTTCGACCTTGGCGCGCGTCCTCGAGCGTTTCAGCCCCGAGGAGACTGGCGTGGAATTCAAAGGTATTCCTAGTAGGGATGTGGTGAGCTGCGATGCTGCCGAAGTGGCCACCGGGTCTGTTGCGCGGGGACCCTGCGTGGTAGAGGCACGGGACCCATGGGCGTACCACTACACGCAAGAAGGATCCCGCCTACGGAGGCGTATCGACGTGGTTCAGGGTACCTCTGCCGTGCTGCGGGCGTGGCGCGAAGGCGAGATGGATGCGACCGACTTCCTGGTGACGCGGGTGGCGGAATCCAAGACATGTAGCTCCAACGTCCTTTTCCACAAGAGCACCCACCCGCTCCTGTCGCTCGCATCGCAGACTGCGCCGTGTGCGCGACTGCTACTGCTGTCCTCGCGTCGTGAGGTGTCGACGCTCTTTGTCAACAACGAGGTGACCTCGTTTCTGCCGAAGGGTGAAGCGTATGACGAGGCGGGTGGCAAGTCCTGGGGCGTGGTGTACGCTTGCCCAGGAGCGGAGCGACTGCGGCGATGGGTGCTGCAAGGGCTTGTGTGCGCCGAAGCGCACCAAGTGCATGCGGTATTCCTGGAGTTGGACCCTGTCgatctcctctctccgtgtgtggAGCTTCTCTACGAAGGCAGTGATACGGAGAGTGTCGACGACGTCAAGGATGAAATGAGCGTCGACGAGGCCCGAGCCATCTTTCAGCTGCGCTACCGGCGCGCCCTCTTTCTAGTGTGTCAAGTCGTCATGGAAACAACGGAGCGGTTtgtgcgcagcagtgggCTGGTGTGGAAGGTGACGGTAGCGGTGAAAGAGCTTGGGAACAACAAATCCACGTTGGGTTTCAAGAATCCCAAgtgcgccactgcgcccacctgcgccgcggaAACCATCTTCACTAGCATTCCCTTCACCTCGTGGTGCCGCGAGATCCTCGAGGTGATTCGcaacgcagctgccgcgctggAGTCGACCGCCGGCCTCATGACGCTGTCTTTTCCTGATGACAGCGAGGAAGCAGTGGGCAACgaggccgcggcggcggaggcagtTTCTACGAGCAGCATGCAGACCAATGCTCTGGTTGTGCAGCCGGACTCATCGAAACAGGCTGTAATGTGTCCGAAAGAAAGTGTCCAGGGGGCATTGGTGCTCTTTTCAAGGGATGCAGCGGGGCCAGCGGCGCCTATGCCGccgtgcatcgctgcgcgGGCGAAGGTCGCCGGCGTTAAGGTCAGTGATGACACCATGTACCCGCTCTTCAAGGCgctgtgcgccgccgcacggCAACACAACGCTCTCCCGGTGTCAGCCTTGATGGATCTTCTACTTGAGGAGTggaacggcggcgccgtgaAATGGCGTCATTACTCACCTTCCCGGCTAATCTGTCCTCTGGATAGCTGCGGTGTCCCTATCAACCGCTCTCGAGTTCAGCGCTTCCTGTTACCCTTTCTTCAGGTAATGCGAGGCTCCACAGGCATGGATGGCCAGTGCACGATACAGCAAAAGAGCCCCGTTGCCGCCGACACAATGAACTACGCCCAATTTTCTATGGTGATGCTTGCCATCGCCAAAATGTAA
- a CDS encoding ras-like small GTPase, putative (TriTrypDB/GeneDB-style sysID: LpmP.35.6030), whose product MSNDMLALPKVLLMGLRKSGKSSIQKVVFEGMQPHDSATLATTVQPEKSTVHSNDFVNFEVWDFPGQNDPFDPSNASRYDVNQLLENCGAIVYVLDCRELIDDARARLLDTINAAYRYNPELCIEVFIHKVDALSEDHQADLLASLQRRVEEEAKQLLENVQPLRLNFNLTSIYDHSVFQAFSLVVQKLIKCKMPYITELLQMLNSNSNIDLSYLFLSHSKIYVAVDERNRLKSRTYDLCSDAIEVVVKMSRIYTRAGDSAAAGAKDASADSGHTLAASPANDATTVLTYGSADGYASDVSDLYRGANAVIQLSSEDCIYVRELPSSLTLVLMMKQTHLENRALIDRNVDIFYKAAFDIFNTSAS is encoded by the coding sequence ATGTCCAACGATATGCTTGCCTTACCCAAGGTGCTGCTTATGGGGCTCCGAAAGTCAGGTAAAAGTAGCATCCAAAAGGTCGTCTTTGAAGGTATGCAACCGCACGACTCGGCTACTTTGGCAACCACCGTGCAGCCAGAGAAGAGCACCGTGCACTCGAACGACTTCGTGAATTTTGAGGTGTGGGACTTTCCCGGCCAGAATGACCCATTCGATCCCAGCAACGCCAGCCGCTATGACGTGAATCAGCTTCTCGAAAACTGTGGCGCAATTGTGTATGTGCTGGACTGCCGCGAACTCATCGACGACGCCCGTGCGCGGCTGCTCGACACAATCAACGCTGCATACCGGTACAATCCTGAGTTGTGCATTGAGGTGTTTATTCACAAAGTCGACGCTCTGAGTGAAGACCACCAGGCCGACCTGCTGGCGAgcctgcagcggcgtgtggaggaggaagctaAGCAGTTACTGGAGAATGTGCAGCCGCTACGTCTGAACTTCAATCTCACCTCCATCTACGACCACTCCGTCTTCCAGGCCTTCTCGCTGGTGGTGCAGAAGCTCATCAAGTGCAAAATGCCGTATATCACAGAGCTCCTGCAGATGCTCAACTCGAACAGCAATATCGACCTCTCCTATCTCTTCCTTAGCCACTCCAAAATATACGTCGCAGTGGACGAGCGCAACCGCCTCAAGTCTCGAACCTATGACCTTTGCAGCGATGCCATTGAAGTCGTAGTGAAGATGAGTCGCATTTACACCCGTGCAGgagacagcgccgccgcaggcgCGAAAGATGCCTCGGCGGACTCGGGACACACTTTGGCTGCCTCGCCTGCCAATGACGCCACCACTGTCTTGACTTATGGCAGCGCAGACGGATACGCCTCTGACGTGTCTGACTTGTACCGCGGCGCGAATGCAGTGATACAGCTAAGCAGCGAAGACTGCATCTACGTCCGCGAATTGCCGAGCTCCTTAACGTTGGTGCTCATGATGAAGCAGACACACCTCGAGAACCGCGCGTTGATTGACCGAAACGTGGACATATTCTACAAGGCCGCCTTTGACATCTTCAACACGAGCGCATCCTAG
- a CDS encoding hypothetical protein (TriTrypDB/GeneDB-style sysID: LpmP.35.6040), with protein sequence MATQISVLESLANLFSSREVRAPSVEVALLPRLGRLADSDALENHVGESDYIVETLAAAPYSVLNDASSSSSILLLPELQSPVISLPIQSSSSAPQECAYDTRLGGGWPQQASATSELASLTKALSVLSAILQRSQRAHQRSRNFGHLLTLLTDGRFVATAAEQVQTLWLRCNGHAGLVGAQAGEDAALSLYCDVLLLVAYHARTAGSSDKVSSSLVVSEEVLASLYAVNRDMGAELVRAAAHRPAYLGRSVVSLTAFCILQAAGLPHRVLEDALLNLELGSAAQANMAHMAFMAALPTTWSHMTLMWQCRVLEVVRKATLYDTAADVASCTDSATAVCVIKRISAWVYGYAMHSFLSVMSEAAWYYCTADALLHISRAVSVYGPTWTAYSESYMNLVSFLHRALSRYELPYAQGESAALRVAAPGASKGTLAGSSRATLRANQRVGVHSTQRTESSVESLMRRAILGAAGAGNDAGFPDQQRGEDRITCTAFHTSDSASVEGDGVLGESDDSPESFLARCEADPDSPRNFVFYLSLLAYVTSALPSLLDSLGELRLFFYLSQSTRTTVIANNAAPAGGAEATEAPHSASGRGRSLFALCMDGLRVTLNSALAHTTEKKSVQDREKRLLCESATTLLCAFLCQFPHSLQQLEKEAGVCHLVSLANQVVTTILKAPRPSLRMKRLAYRLLQRYASAVDSLEGVMAHLLAPSHWAALRLDDEYVEADWTACLQLYPHLCRTIYELSPAEPGRLVSLLAGIPAGAFSCSSSGAATATTLVHAIFTLIEDHAEDATLFAGVTVPQLPQVIARIGEALDTLAKAYVKGNWMVGGESTWCSVCAAASLLYKAVLLYDVPALVATAVFPAPSGLQGRISGGSVMSEMRDGGGACRSRSVVQVLLQLLCEDLLAPIHHAVTELLVAALHATALRRTSDFVLQMFRSHLSPNEVVAITQRILQMQRVNVGSPSNAMRLELVQAMAMWCPALFLFVFGPEKRDVGEDADASEGAADGRCGSGDSGVDSGSVDQPKTQPAGLPLMQLLVETVRSDKAALYEKALALNILRCSGMTRLVPVQEIVSLVPRNDGDETKTNPSRKGGEWEEATLVVACVAYVNARVALELSKAKLTGSTLDSCAASGAGGEVNDSNKSTTSTRDSTTPPPTQQRRSTLVPLSPFGSTSARSKVLAPYTDIMDQLLRHGAAALQRVRSLYDVEWCEVDYDDQTNWLARQATRLTLGENTDVSASVILPRGSAVTASKRLACGSQLDSVHTTLHRTSQVSALSRCAVPTALAAASAARAKRELSNTATSFHTLSSESVEVVAAHRRLFPVGTAATRFFLGTGDDQRLNSLAAQLDTMADLATALGQLLWLSGVDTYTAGLFGKRTQQLLECAVESVLSCQPGPPMLAPFLTRQVQQQLRLAKAATSILESAVGNEAAELLEMSPTGQHSLRRLVSFAKANRRNTFVLLDTLPVVTAFPLSNFTTYATMEELMAMVQEALHAKLQLCTWTAETLVMLERLVNGCTRVFSRPRTGGCGDAVLVSRLLPTLMQVASRLSRFVQPTQPTNTDALRFVRVLECVACVIAHCGEQMAAVGFVEEDVLLGFLQALGQFSASSVYDAAAQRHLRLAWSVCWIALLSLWCTIMSVRGQYSAIASGWVPSLKAALLSSPRFAAALSAFAGVRGADRCRLLLWEVEEVDWCTRLVAVLAVQNVLLEKLTPCVQAGFVFLRQPHLQQQCVSSLPSAEVAISEGKRITIAQSYVLRSELTILLKQPSYAVPRDGATLASFVFPLELLGQTVELASAPSLSNDDVAAASTAISLVYSLDLLRQFTLWELQILRKVAATSAPTGGIGLERSSNMGLTSFASRESSVTRSSSKRPLAGDADTATDVDDSFTADGQIDIATDVQTVHLETVQLALMAYAFTVQDFIQNARNAPRILYTAEVVSGVRHSMERLVRTLRSFVKDLSEVRWPLLSRVVQGQTAQLQHFIECL encoded by the coding sequence ATGGCCACCCAGATCAGCGTGCTTGAGTCGCTGGCGAATCTCTTTAGCTCCCGGGAAGTCAGGGCACCGAGCGTGGAAGTGGCGCTTCTGCCTCGTCTGGGAAGGTTGGCGGACAGCGACGCTCTGGAGAACCACGTAGGGGAGAGCGACTACATTGTGGAAacactcgctgctgcaccctACTCCGTCTTGAACGATGCTTCAAGTAGCAGCTCCATTTTGTTGTTGCCAGAGCTACAAAGCCCTGTCATATCCTTGCCAATACAGTCGTCCAGCTCAGCGCCGCAGGAGTGCGCCTATGACACACGCTTAGGCGGGGGTTGGCCGCAACAGGCGTCTGCGACGAGCGAGCTCGCTTCCTTGACAAAGGCCCTAAGTGTGCTGAGCGCAATTCTGCAGAGATCCCAACGTGCTCATCAGCGCTCGCGCAATTTTGGCCACCTGCTGACTTTGCTCACGGACGGGCGTTTTGttgccacagctgcagaaCAGGTACAGACACTTTGGCTGCGCTGTAATGGACACGCAGGATTGGTCGGCGCGCAAGCAGGCGAAGATGCAGCTCTTTCACTCTACTGCGATGTTCTGCTCCTAGTTGCGTACCATGCGAGGACTGCGGGTTCCAGTGACAAGGTTTCATCCAGCCTTGTAGTCTCTGAAGAGGTGCTTGCATCGTTGTACGCGGTCAACAGAGACATGGGTGCAGAACTTGTCAGGGCAGCCGCGCATCGGCCAGCCTACCTGGGTCGTAgtgtcgtctctctcactgcgTTTTGTATTCTGCAGGCGGCTGGTCTTCCCCACAGGGTGCTCGAGGATGCGCTGCTAAACCTGGAACTCGGTTCTGCCGCGCAGGCAAACATGGCGCACATGGCCTTCATGGCAGCTCTTCCAACGACATGGTCACACATGACACTGATGTGGCAATGTCGCGTGctcgaggtggtgcgcaAGGCTACCCTCTAtgacaccgctgccgacgtTGCCAGCTGCACggacagcgccaccgccgtttGTGTCATCAAGCGAATcagtgcgtgggtgtatgGATACGCAATGCACAGCTTCTTATCTGTGATGTCGGAGGCCGCGTGGTACTACTGTACGGCTGATGCACTCCTTCACATCAGTCGCGCTGTGAGCGTGTATGGGCCGACATGGACGGCCTACTCGGAGAGCTACATGAATCTTGTCAGCTTTCTGCATCGCGCTCTCAGTCGGTACGAGCTGCCCTACGCCCAGGGGGAGTCGGCCGCGTTGAGAGTGGCGGCGCCTGGCGCGTCAAAGGGGACCTTAGCAGGATCGTCGAGAGCAACTCTTCGTGCGAATCagcgggtgggtgtgcacTCCACGCAACGGACGGAGTCATCGGTGGAGTCGCTTATGCGGCGCGCCATTCTCGGTGCGGCGGGCGCGGGAAACGACGCTGGCTTCCCGGACCAGCAGCGAGGGGAGGACAGAATCACCTGCACCGCTTTTCATACCAGTGATAGCGCCTCTGTGGAAGGCGACGGTGTGCTGGGCGAGAGTGATGATTCCCCGGAATCCTTTCTAGCACGATGCGAGGCAGATCCTGATTCTCCCCGAAACTTCGTCTTCTATCTGTCTCTGCTGGCCTACGTGAcctcggcgctgccgtcgctgctggactCGCTGGGAGAACTCCGTCTCTTCTTTTATCTTTCCCAGTCCACTCGCACTACAGTGATTGCAAACAACGCCGCCCCGGCGGGCGGTGCGGAAGCAACGGAGGCGCCTCACTCCGCGTCCGGAAGGGGCCGCAGCCTTTTTGCTTTGTGCATGGACGGACTGCGCGTCACTCTCAACTCCGCCCTCGCTCACACCACCGAGAAGAAGAGTGTGCAAGATCGCGAGAAGCGTCTGCTCTGCGAGTCCGCTACCACACTCTTATGCGCCTTCCTGTGTCAATTTCCGCACtcgttgcagcagctcgagaaAGAGGCTGGCGTCTGTCATCTTGTCAGTCTCGCGAACCAAGTGGTGACAACCATTCTCAAGGCACCAAGGCCTTCGCTGCGGATGAAGCGACTCGCGTACCGCTTACTGCAGCGCTACGCATCCGCCGTGGACTCTTTGGAGGGTGTAATGGCACACCTCTTGGCCCCGTCGCActgggcagcgctgcgatTGGACGATGAGTATGTCGAGGCCGACTGGACCGCATGCCTACAGCTCTATCCACATCTATGCCGTACCATATATGAGTTGTCTCCTGCAGAGCCTGGGCGTCTTGTCTCGCTGCTAGCGGGAATTCCGGCAGGCGccttcagctgctcttcTAGTGGTGCAGCGACAGCCACTACGCTAGTGCACGCCATCTTCACCTTGATAGAGGATCATGCCGAAGACGCGACGCTCTTTGCTGGTGTGACAGTGCCGCAGCTCCCACAGGTTATCGCCCGTATCGGCGAGGCGCTCGATACCTTGGCGAAGGCGTACGTCAAAGGAAATTGGATGGTGGGCGGGGAGTCGACATGGTGCTccgtgtgcgctgccgcctccttgcTCTACAAGGCTGTACTGCTCTACGACGTACCTGCACtagtggcgacggcggtctTTCCTGCACCGTCTGGCCTCCAAGGGCGCATCAGTGGCGGTAGCGTGATGAGTGAGATgcgtgatggtggtggtgcctgtCGTTCGCGCAGCGTGGTGCAGGtactcctgcagctgctctgcgaAGATCTCTTGGCACCGATTCATCATGCCGTGACTGAGCTTCTCGTGGCAGCCTTGCACGCAACCGCTCTCCGCCGCACCTCCGACTTCGTGCTTCAAATGTTTCGTTCACACCTCTCACCGAACGAGGTCGTGGCTATCACCCAACGGATTCTGCAGATGCAGCGGGTGAATGTGGGGTCGCCATCAAACGCAATGCGACTGGAGTTGGTGCAGGCAATGGCCATGTGGTGTCCGGCGCTATTCCTCTTTGTGTTTGGGCCGGAGAAGCGTGACGTTGGCGAGGACGCCGACGCTAGTGAAGGCGCCGCGGACGGGCGATGCGGGAGTGGGGACAGTGGCgttgacagcggcagcgttgaCCAGCCAAAAACACAACCAGCAGGTCTGCCGCTCATGCAGTTGCTCGTGGAAACAGTGCGCTCAGACAAGGCCGCCCTCTACGAAAAGGCGCTTGCGCTGAACATACTTCGGTGCAGCGGTATGACAAGGCTTGTGCCTGTGCAGGAGATTGTGTCTCTTGTGCCGCGCAATGACGGTGATGAGACAAAGACGAACCCTAGCCGCAAGGGTGgcgagtgggaggaggcaacgctggtggtggcatgTGTCGCCTATGTGAATGCGAGAGTTGCGCTTGAGCTGTCCAAGGCGAAGCTGACTGGCTCCACACTGGacagctgcgctgccagcggtgccggtggagaGGTGAATGACAGCAACAAATCGACAACGTCGACTCGAGACAGCACCACCCCTCCaccaacgcagcagcgacgctcaACCCTAGTGCCCCTGTCGCCGTTTGGATCGACAAGCGCTCGTAGCAAGGTGCTGGCTCCCTACACAGATATCATGGATCAGTTGCTTcgccatggcgctgctgctctgcagcgGGTGCGCAGTCTGTACGATGTGGAGTGGTGCGAAGTGGACTATGATGACCAAACCAACTGGTTGGCACGGCAGGCAACGAGGTTGACACTAGGCGAGAACACTGACGTCAGCGCCAGTGTTATCCTTCCGCGCGGGAGCGCAGTGACAGCATCAAAGCGTTTGGCATGTGGAAGTCAGCTCGACAGCGTCCACACCACTCTCCACCGAACATCGCAGGTCAGCGCTCTGAGCCGCTGTGCTGTGCCAAcggctctcgctgctgcctctgctgcccgTGCCAAAAGGGAGCTGTCGAACACGGCGACCTCCTTCCACACCCTCTCCAGCGAAAGCGTCGAGGTCGTCGCGGCGCATCGGCGGCTCTTCCCTGttggcaccgccgctacACGCTTCTTTCTCGGCACTGGTGACGACCAGCGCCTCAACAGCCTTGCCGCACAGCTGGATACAATGGCAGACTTGGCCACTGCGCTTGGGCAGCTGTTGTGGCTCAGTGGGGTTGATACGTACACGGCGGGGCTTTTCGGTAAGCGGACACAACAGCTACTCGAGTGTGCCGTTGAGTCAGTGCTGTCTTGCCAGCCGGGGCCGCCGATGTTGGCCCCATTCCTTACCCGTCAAGTGCAGCAACAACTGCGTCTCGCCAAGGCGGCCACGAGTATCTTGGAGAGTGCGGTTGGCAACGAGGCAGCCGAGCTGCTCGAGATGAGCCCCACCGGGCAGCACTCACTGCGGCGTCTGGTGTCCTTTGCCAAGGCGAATCGCCGAAACACGtttgtgctgctcgacacgCTTCCTGTTGTCACAGCGTTTCCACTGTCCAACTTCACCACCTACGCCACCATGGAGGAGTTAATGGCGATGGTGCAGGAAGCCCTGCACGCCAAGCTGCAGCTATGCACCTGGACGGCAGAGACACTGGTGATGCTGGAGAGGTTGGTAAACGGATGCACACGCGTCTTCAGTCGGCCACGCACTGGCGGGTGTGGCGATGCAGTGCTCGTCAGCCGCCTGCTGCCAACCTTGATGCAGGTAGCGTCGCGTCTCTCACGATTTGTTCAGCCAACACAGCCGACCAACACCGATGCGCTTCGCTTTGTGCGAGTTTTGGAGTGCGTTGCCTGTGTCATTGCCCACTGTGGTGAGCAGATGGCAGCTGTCGGCTTTGTGGAGGAAGATGTCCTCCTAGGCTTTCTGCAGGCACTGGGTCAGTTTTCTGCCTCCTCTGTCTatgatgccgctgcgcagcggcacctgcgtCTGGCGTGGAGCGTCTGCTGGAttgcgctgctctccttgTGGTGTACGATCATGTCCGTGCGAGGGCAATACAGCGCAATCGCGTCAGGCTGGGTGCCATCACTgaaagcagcgctgctaAGCAGCCCAcggtttgctgctgctcttaGCGCGTTTGCCGGTGTACGGGGAGCCGACCGGTGCAGACTACTCCTGTGGGAGGTAGAGGAAGTGGACTGGTGCACGCGACTTGTGGCGGTGCTAGCGGTGCAGAACGTCCTTCTTGAAAAGCTCACACCGTGTGTCCAGGCAGGCTTTGTGTTCCTCCGGCAACCTCACTTACAACAGCAGTGTGTGTCCTCGCTGCCGAGTGCCGAGGTGGCGATTAGTGAGGGAAAGCGTATCACGATCGCTCAGTCTTatgtgctgcgcagcgaaCTCACGATCCTGTTGAAGCAGCCATCGTACGCCGTTCCGCGTGACGGCGCCACACTGGCATCCTTTGTGTTTCCGCTAGAGTTACTCGGGCAGACGGTGGAGCTGGCGAGCGCGCCCAGCCTCTCCAacgacgacgtcgccgctgcttccaCAGCCATCTCGCTCGTATACTCCTTAGACCTCTTGCGCCAGTTCACCTTGTGGGAGCTGCAGATTCTTCGGAAAGTCGCCGCCACTTCTGCCCCTACTGGCGGCATTGGACTCGAGCGCTCCTCGAATATGGGGCTCACAAGTTTTGCATCGCGGGAGTCAAGTGTGACGCGATCCTCCAGCAAGAGACCGCTTGCCGGCGACGCTGACACCGCTACAGACGTTGATGACTCTTTCACAGCTGATGGTCAGATCGACATCGCGACAGATGTTCAGACAGTGCACCTGGAGACTGTGCAGCTCGCCTTGATGGCGTACGCCTTCACGGTGCAGGATTTTATCCAAAACGCGAGAAATGCACCTCGTATTTTGTACACAGCCGAGGTGGTCTCTGGGGTGCGACACTCGATGGAGCGTCTCGTTCGCACACTGCGAAGCTTCGTGAAGGACCTCAGCGAGGTGCGTTGGCCGTTGCTCAGTCGCGTGGTGCAAGGACAGACGGCGCAGCTACAGCACTTCATCGAGTGCCTGTGA